In the genome of Xyrauchen texanus isolate HMW12.3.18 chromosome 33, RBS_HiC_50CHRs, whole genome shotgun sequence, one region contains:
- the LOC127626552 gene encoding uncharacterized protein LOC127626552 isoform X3 — MFSQRNKTMSSVRFVLLLILVGTLQIVCGDKDIDKDIEISCADVTGKVGETLILTCSISYKRSECCMKLYKFTSNDDEICRKEIPSNPCEQWTSITCSYTLKVTMTTTFKFLQTICGHKSAEFTVHVSDTETPTNAPVATDADAIKDADGSQDTEGHHRSNVPVIAAVVSGFIIIIIIIIITVTVIYSKKRNCSSLPECFRSTDMRTDNSMI, encoded by the exons ATGTTTTCACAAAG AAATAAAACCATGAGTTCTGTACGTTTTGTGCTCCTGCTTATACTGGTCGGGACTCTCCAAATTGTCTGTGGAGATAAAGATATAGATAAAGATATAG AAATATCCTGTGCAGATGTGACTGGAAAAGTGGGAGAGACATTAATTCTTACCTGCAGTATCTCATATAAGCGCAGTGAATGCTGCATGAAATTGTACAAGTTTACAAGTAATGATGATGAAATCTGTAGAAAAGAAATCCCTAGTAATCCCTGTGAACAGTGGACCAGCATCACATGTTCTTACACTCTGAAAGTAACAATGACGACAACATTTAAATTCCTTCAAACAATCTGTGGACATAAATCAGCAGAATTCACTGTTCACGTATCAG ACACTGAAACTCCCACTAATGCTCCTGTCGCAACAG atgcaGATGCCATTAAAGATGCAGATGGCAGTCAAGATACAG AAGGCCATCATCGATCTAATGTTCCTGTCATTGCTGCTGTTGTAAGcggtttcatcatcatcatcatcattataatcaTCACAGTAACAGTCATTTACAGTAAGAAGCGCAACTGTTCCAGTCTTCCCGAGTGCTTCCGATCAACAGACATGAGGACAGACAATTCAATGATTTGA
- the LOC127626552 gene encoding uncharacterized protein LOC127626552 isoform X5, producing MFSQRNKTMSSVRFVLLLILVGTLQIVCGDKDIDKDIEISCADVTGKVGETLILTCSISYKRSECCMKLYKFTSNDDEICRKEIPSNPCEQWTSITCSYTLKVTMTTTFKFLQTICGHKSAEFTVHVSDTETPTNAPVATDAIKDADGSQDTEGHHRSNVPVIAAVVSGFIIIIIIIIITVTVIYSKKRNCSSLPECFRSTDMRTDNSMI from the exons ATGTTTTCACAAAG AAATAAAACCATGAGTTCTGTACGTTTTGTGCTCCTGCTTATACTGGTCGGGACTCTCCAAATTGTCTGTGGAGATAAAGATATAGATAAAGATATAG AAATATCCTGTGCAGATGTGACTGGAAAAGTGGGAGAGACATTAATTCTTACCTGCAGTATCTCATATAAGCGCAGTGAATGCTGCATGAAATTGTACAAGTTTACAAGTAATGATGATGAAATCTGTAGAAAAGAAATCCCTAGTAATCCCTGTGAACAGTGGACCAGCATCACATGTTCTTACACTCTGAAAGTAACAATGACGACAACATTTAAATTCCTTCAAACAATCTGTGGACATAAATCAGCAGAATTCACTGTTCACGTATCAG ACACTGAAACTCCCACTAATGCTCCTGTCGCAACAG ATGCCATTAAAGATGCAGATGGCAGTCAAGATACAG AAGGCCATCATCGATCTAATGTTCCTGTCATTGCTGCTGTTGTAAGcggtttcatcatcatcatcatcattataatcaTCACAGTAACAGTCATTTACAGTAAGAAGCGCAACTGTTCCAGTCTTCCCGAGTGCTTCCGATCAACAGACATGAGGACAGACAATTCAATGATTTGA
- the LOC127626553 gene encoding uncharacterized protein LOC127626553: protein MFSQRNKTMGSERFVLLLILVGTLQIVCGDKDIDKDIEISCEDVTGKLGETLNLTCSISYKCSECYITFYKFNNPAAEICRKVIPSNPCERWTSITCSYTLKVTTNVKLFLQTDCGHKSAEFTVHVSDEPGDHRDTVQGGETNQTSYNPAGITCLKLLLLIIIIFIIFIAIQSKKLREKCANPFRSCMDNEMCDNDDNSI, encoded by the exons ATGTTTTCACAAAG AAATAAAACCATGGGTTCTGAACGTTTTGTGCTGCTGCTTATACTGGTCGGGACTCTCCAAATTGTCTGTGGAGATAAAGATATAGATAAAGATATAG AAATATCCTGTGAAGATGTGACGGGAAAACTGGGAGAGACATTAAATCTTACCTGCAGTATCTCATATAAGTGCAGTGAATGctacattacattttacaagtTTAATAATCCTGCTGCTGAAATCTGTAGAAAAGTAATCCCTAGTAATCCCTGTGAACGGTGGACCAGCATCACATGTTCTTACACTCTGAAAGTAACGacaaatgttaaattatttttgcaaacaGACTGTGGACATAAATCAGCAGAATTCACTGTTCACGTATCAG ATGAACCGGGGGACCATCGAGATACAG TTCAAGGAGGTGAAACGAATCAGACATCTTACAATCCTGCAGGCATCACCTGTCTTAaactcctcctcctcatcatcatcatcttcatcatctttaTAGCAATACAGTCCAAAAAGTTGAGAGAAAAGTGTGCCAACCCTTTTAGATCTTGTATGGACAATGAAATGTGTGATAATGATGACAACAGTATATGA